One Glycine max cultivar Williams 82 chromosome 6, Glycine_max_v4.0, whole genome shotgun sequence DNA segment encodes these proteins:
- the LOC100797476 gene encoding far upstream element-binding protein 1, producing MAEEAQYSSGPDSAPLKRKYEDQPSGIELAKQRAQEVAARLLNAAPPPPLDAKRPKPDTGFDSLDLKPLYSASPPPVSYGHQGSSKKIDIPNGRVGVIIGKGGETIKYLQLQSGAKIQITRDIDADPNSSTRTVELMGTPEAISSAEKLINEVLAEAESGGSGIVTRRFTGQAGSDEFVMKIPNNKVGLIIGKGGETIKNMQASTGARIQVIPLHLPPGDTSTERTLKIDGTPEQIESAKQLVYQVISGENRVRNPAMSGGYPQQGYQSRPPSNWAPPAPTQQPGYGYVQPGAYSGPSPQYNMPQQPYAGYPPQQPDGYSTNWDQSTAPPHQQSTHGGGYYYYSQQPQQPQNPGGPAPPADGSAYNYSQPPSSGYNQSAQQGYAQDSYNAYNAQSQSGYGQPPTYDQQQGYGSESNPAQEGHTANYAVQGDSAQAPSAQPITVAQQGYPTNQLPSSNTANYPPQGTPQPGYGVPPTSQAAYGNQSQPGYGGAVQPGYGPQTYGAPQGGQPGYGQALPSYSNSSYGAGYTQTPAYTGDGNGNAQAPQSAIAKASP from the exons ATGGCGGAGGAAGCACAGTACTCATCGGGACCCGATTCCGCGCCCCTCAAGCGCAAGTACGAAGACCAACCCTCCGGCATCGAGCTTGCCAAGCAGCGTGCTCAGGAAGTCGCCGCACGCCTCCTCAACGCCGCTCCTCCTCCGCCACTCGACGCCAAGCGTCCCAAACCCGACACCGGCTTCGATTCTCTcg ATTTGAAGCCTCTGTATTCCGCATCTCCTCCTCCCGTCTCCTACGGTCACCAAGGTTCCAGCAAGAAGATTGATATCCCTAATGGCAGGGTTGGTGTGATTATTGGTAAAGGCGGAGAGACTATTAAGTATCTCCAGTTGCAGTCTGGTGCCAAAATTCAAATTACTCGTGATATTGATGCGGACCCTAATTCTTCCACTAGGACGGTTGAGCTTATGGGCACTCCTGAAGCAATTTCCTCTGCCGAGAAACTCATCAATGAAGTTCTTGCTGAG GCTGAATCTGGGGGTTCTGGCATTGTTACTCGAAGATTCACGGGACAAGCTGGGTCGGATGAATTTGTCATGAAAATCCCAAATAATAAG GTTGGCCTTATAATTGGCAAAGGTGGAGAAACTATAAAGAATATGCAAGCTTCTACTGGAGCACGGATTCAG GTGATACCTCTGCATCTTCCCCCGGGTGACACATCAACTGAAAGAACATTAAAAATTGATGGTACTCCTGAGCAAATTGAGTCTGCAAAGCAGTTGGTTTATCAAGTCATCAGTGGCGAG AATCGTGTTAGAAATCCAGCAATGTCTGGTGGTTATCCTCAACAAGGTTACCAATCTCGACCACCATCTAACTGGGCTCCCCCTGCTCCAACGCAGCAACCTGGTTATGGCTACGTGCAACCTGGAGCATACTCTGGTCCATCACCCCAGTATAACATGCCTCAGCAACCATATGCAGGCTATCCTCCCCAGCAACCTGATGGATATTCCACCAATTGGGATCAGTCTACTGCACCACCTCACCAACAGTCTACTCATGGTGGTGGTTATTATTACTATAGTCAACAGCCACAGCAACCACAAAATCCTGGGGGTCCTGCCCCTCCAGCTGATGGCTCTGCATACAATTACAGTCAGCCACCTTCCTCTGGTTATAACCAATCAGCACAGCAGGGTTATGCACAGGACAGCTATAATGCATATAATGCGCAATCACAATCAGGGTATGGGCAGCCACCTACATATGATCAGCAGCAAGGCTATGGTAGTGAAAGCAACCCGGCACAAGAGGGCCACACTGCAAACTATGCAGTACAGGGAGATTCAGCCCAAGCTCCTTCTGCCCAACCAATTACCGTAGCGCAGCAAGGTTATCCTACCAACCAACTGCCCAGTTCAAACACTGCCAACTACCCACCTCAAGGAACTCCTCAGCCAGGTTATGGGGTTCCCCCTACATCCCAAGCAGCTTATGGCAATCAATCACAGCCTGGTTATGGTGGTGCAGTGCAACCAGGGTACGGTCCTCAAACATATGGTGCTCCGCAGGGTGGCCAGCCTGGTTATGGTCAGGCGCTGCCTTCATACAGCAACAGTTCTTATGGTGCTGGTTATACACAGACTCCGGCGTATACCGGTGATGGTAATGGGAATGCTCAGGCACCCCAGAGTGCCATTGCTAAAGCATCCCCTTGA